The Deltaproteobacteria bacterium genome window below encodes:
- a CDS encoding glycosyltransferase family 2 protein, producing the protein MKDYCDIVLPVWNQLEMTKECLKSVLDNTDYPYRLIIVDNGSDSNTAAYLQTFSEENNDIVMLLRNDVNVGYIKATNRGMKESRGKHVCLLSNDTVVYPGWLSQMIAVAEKEKDIGLVNPASNHFDLSYEDTLNSKHEYIGMGRCIGFCMLAKRELIDQIGFLDERFGMGYGEDDAYCSSAHNLDYRCVMARKAYVVHIGKATFGKDKKAKENRQKQRALAKQLLGEQLKVEAFLTASIDGERPPLKLLKKLADKGVRCKVFAVNIKASLPYEHSFVKFRKQRQAVFYFSSLYRFLFDSRFRAAATESRLLYSLFSKLNFLVRKQLIYFGSTVDGPSGIIGNYDNVKALILYLKGKL; encoded by the coding sequence ATGAAAGACTATTGTGATATTGTTCTTCCTGTATGGAACCAGCTTGAAATGACGAAAGAATGTCTTAAAAGTGTTCTTGATAACACAGATTATCCATACAGGTTGATTATTGTAGATAACGGGAGCGACAGTAACACTGCAGCCTACCTGCAAACATTCAGCGAAGAAAATAATGATATAGTCATGCTGCTTCGAAATGATGTTAATGTTGGTTATATTAAGGCAACCAACAGGGGGATGAAGGAATCAAGGGGTAAACATGTCTGTCTTTTAAGTAATGATACTGTTGTTTATCCTGGCTGGTTGTCTCAGATGATAGCTGTTGCAGAGAAAGAAAAAGACATCGGCCTTGTAAATCCGGCGAGTAATCATTTTGATCTCTCCTATGAGGATACCTTGAACAGTAAACATGAATACATAGGTATGGGAAGGTGTATTGGTTTTTGTATGCTTGCAAAAAGAGAACTCATTGATCAGATCGGATTTCTGGATGAACGTTTCGGTATGGGTTATGGTGAGGATGACGCCTATTGTTCAAGCGCCCATAATCTGGACTATCGTTGCGTTATGGCCAGAAAAGCCTATGTTGTGCATATCGGGAAGGCTACTTTTGGTAAAGATAAAAAAGCTAAAGAAAACAGGCAAAAGCAAAGGGCGCTTGCAAAACAATTGCTCGGTGAACAGTTAAAGGTAGAAGCCTTTTTGACAGCATCCATTGATGGAGAAAGGCCACCTTTGAAGCTCCTTAAAAAGTTGGCAGATAAAGGTGTGAGGTGTAAGGTATTTGCGGTTAATATTAAAGCAAGTTTACCCTATGAACATAGCTTTGTTAAATTCAGGAAACAAAGACAGGCAGTATTTTACTTTTCTTCTTTATATCGTTTTCTTTTTGACAGCAGATTCAGAGCTGCTGCTACAGAAAGCAGGTTGCTATACTCTCTTTTTTCCAAACTTAATTTTTTAGTAAGGAAACAATTGATTTATTTCGGAAGTACTGTAGATGGTCCATCGGGCATTATCGGGAATTATGATAATGTTAAGGCGCTTATTTTATACCTGAAAGGCAAGCTGTGA
- a CDS encoding O-antigen ligase family protein, with translation MDRVRSMDILNDVVRASIILFGVSSYLKGKKEIGRVLWAFLFMVVLQGIDGTFQYIYGFDFIRGYKLMGTVPGEGNRVTGSFGYWSVGNLLSLTLPFSFAFIEIVKKRRQEILLVLMLLLPILTIILSRTRSSWISFLIFFAIFFLYAEKKRLYIPILIIPVLFVVFGPSSLLDRLNSLARTGGAGRIGIWGTSMEMIKDSPIYGHGPGTFKNLYPDYKKKLPQYKSPGRTPHAHNIYIHTLAEMGIIGLSSLLFLLYSMVSAILSAIKKSRGDPLLYSFSVAVLGSMTVYIIEGFLTHGLFRMWLMQMLALIIGFTIAVSALASGEAGTNCIDSEK, from the coding sequence ATGGACCGGGTTCGGAGTATGGATATCCTGAATGATGTTGTTCGCGCATCTATCATTCTTTTTGGTGTTTCTTCATATTTAAAAGGCAAGAAAGAAATAGGCAGAGTGTTGTGGGCTTTCCTCTTTATGGTTGTGCTTCAGGGGATTGACGGCACCTTTCAGTATATTTACGGTTTTGATTTTATCAGGGGCTATAAACTAATGGGGACTGTTCCGGGAGAGGGAAACAGGGTTACGGGGTCTTTTGGTTATTGGAGTGTAGGGAACCTGCTGTCTCTTACTTTACCTTTCAGCTTTGCCTTCATCGAAATAGTAAAAAAAAGGAGGCAAGAGATATTGTTAGTTCTGATGCTTTTACTTCCTATATTAACTATCATATTGTCGAGGACAAGAAGCTCATGGATCAGCTTTCTCATTTTTTTTGCGATCTTTTTCTTGTATGCCGAAAAAAAGCGCCTTTATATACCAATATTAATTATCCCTGTTTTATTTGTTGTTTTCGGGCCTTCCAGCTTACTTGACCGTTTGAATTCTTTGGCCAGAACGGGGGGCGCCGGAAGAATTGGTATATGGGGTACGAGCATGGAGATGATCAAAGATTCTCCCATATATGGGCATGGTCCTGGAACTTTCAAAAACTTATACCCTGATTATAAGAAAAAATTACCTCAATACAAGAGTCCGGGCAGAACACCTCATGCCCATAATATCTATATTCATACGCTGGCAGAAATGGGAATTATCGGTTTGTCATCTTTATTGTTTTTATTATATTCAATGGTAAGCGCCATTCTGTCAGCCATAAAAAAAAGCAGGGGAGACCCGCTGCTTTATTCCTTTTCCGTAGCAGTTCTCGGATCTATGACGGTTTATATTATTGAAGGTTTTCTCACGCACGGTCTTTTCAGAATGTGGTTAATGCAGATGCTTGCGCTTATAATCGGCTTTACTATAGCCGTCAGCGCTTTAGCTTCTGGTGAAGCCGGGACTAATTGTATTGATTCAGAGAAGTAA
- a CDS encoding glycosyltransferase, with protein sequence MRRISIVIPTYNRAAYLKEAIESALAQDYENLEIIVSDNASTDETEAVAQGYKKNDRFKYYRNSANLGMVGNWRKAIFDYSTGDYFLILSDDDYLLDESYISKAAALIDRENEMVIVVAGSYILYEDTGERISFDLPFKETMEGKAIFLNQKREKSKGFTLSNTIFDRNLTIKLDAFTNSYNSSCDMELFWKLCLYGKVGVVNDHVSVYRRHSRNESTSVKGDIKFLVNNNEAYIEPYKLAKNLGSFTAEQLKGWEEKIYVKIYRTLKSACKSQSFDEVLNALREKYPDIVEIVLKKYYFQLLFIKMRHLFT encoded by the coding sequence ATGCGTCGGATAAGTATCGTTATACCAACATATAACAGGGCAGCCTACCTTAAAGAAGCTATCGAAAGCGCCCTTGCCCAGGATTATGAAAACCTTGAAATCATTGTTTCAGATAATGCTTCAACAGATGAAACAGAAGCGGTTGCTCAAGGTTATAAAAAGAATGACCGCTTCAAATATTATCGAAACAGCGCTAATCTTGGCATGGTTGGAAACTGGCGAAAGGCAATCTTTGATTATTCAACGGGCGATTACTTTCTTATTCTCTCTGATGATGATTACCTTCTTGATGAATCTTATATAAGCAAAGCGGCCGCGCTCATTGACAGGGAAAATGAAATGGTTATCGTTGTCGCCGGCAGTTACATACTTTATGAGGATACGGGAGAAAGGATCTCCTTTGATCTTCCCTTTAAGGAAACGATGGAGGGGAAGGCTATCTTTTTAAATCAAAAAAGAGAAAAGTCAAAAGGGTTTACGCTTTCCAATACAATATTTGACAGAAACCTGACTATAAAGCTTGACGCTTTTACCAATAGTTACAATTCTTCCTGTGATATGGAACTTTTCTGGAAGCTCTGTTTGTATGGAAAAGTGGGCGTTGTTAATGACCATGTTTCTGTCTACCGAAGGCACAGCCGCAATGAATCGACCTCTGTAAAGGGAGATATTAAGTTTCTTGTCAACAATAATGAGGCATATATAGAGCCATACAAACTGGCAAAGAATCTGGGATCATTTACTGCTGAACAATTGAAAGGCTGGGAAGAGAAGATCTATGTAAAGATCTACAGAACACTGAAAAGCGCCTGTAAGAGTCAATCCTTTGATGAAGTTTTAAATGCCCTGAGAGAAAAATATCCCGACATTGTCGAGATAGTATTAAAAAAATACTACTTTCAACTATTGTTTATTAAAATGAGACATTTGTTCACTTAA
- a CDS encoding glycosyltransferase family 4 protein, with product MRILVLFNHGDKPGLLKMLNALEVRLESRDYHFFHVVGPKESYAFSKYGFDLNRIEIMAGLKKRSNPVTSFITAKRIKEKCHKESIDLILTYTLSTLPIAMKVSEKNGIPVVAWLHNAYPDADYRYNKFGLHHCYNIIAVSDFIMSGVRNYLSKKGIYAEERNLDVVYNAFDVEGFIKKGDHVSDSGDMRKEAGDFVIAMIAAMDRNKNPQVILKAAQKILQINNKVKFWFVGGFPEEKYEQETLALVKELGISNNVCFWGPRLDVSRICKNIDLFVQPSFRDACPLAPIEAMIWEKPVVASRTGGIPEIVSHEETGLLCEPGNENDFAHAIIDLIKDPELGKAMGRKGRKRVDHMFTMSRLSQDMDNIFRKIKEKSQYN from the coding sequence ATGCGAATATTGGTTTTATTTAATCACGGTGATAAACCGGGCTTACTAAAAATGTTAAATGCTCTGGAAGTGAGGCTTGAATCAAGGGATTATCACTTTTTTCATGTCGTCGGCCCAAAGGAGAGCTACGCTTTTTCAAAGTATGGTTTTGATTTGAATCGTATCGAAATCATGGCGGGACTGAAAAAGCGGAGCAATCCTGTTACATCCTTCATAACGGCAAAGAGAATCAAGGAAAAGTGCCATAAAGAAAGTATAGATCTTATCCTGACCTATACCCTGTCTACCCTGCCCATAGCAATGAAAGTATCTGAAAAAAATGGCATTCCTGTTGTGGCGTGGCTCCATAATGCCTATCCTGATGCCGATTACAGATATAATAAGTTTGGCCTGCATCACTGCTACAATATCATTGCAGTATCCGATTTTATCATGTCCGGTGTCCGTAATTATTTGTCAAAAAAAGGTATTTATGCAGAAGAAAGAAACCTTGATGTTGTTTATAATGCCTTCGATGTGGAGGGATTTATAAAAAAGGGAGATCATGTCAGTGATTCAGGGGACATGCGTAAGGAGGCAGGTGATTTTGTTATTGCCATGATTGCGGCAATGGATAGAAACAAGAATCCCCAGGTGATTCTTAAAGCGGCTCAAAAAATCCTGCAAATTAATAATAAAGTAAAATTCTGGTTTGTCGGGGGCTTTCCCGAAGAAAAGTATGAGCAAGAGACGCTTGCTCTCGTTAAAGAACTGGGCATAAGCAACAATGTATGTTTCTGGGGACCCCGATTGGATGTGTCGAGAATATGCAAAAATATAGACCTTTTTGTTCAGCCCAGCTTCAGAGACGCCTGTCCTCTTGCTCCCATCGAAGCGATGATATGGGAAAAACCTGTTGTTGCGAGCCGTACCGGCGGCATTCCTGAAATTGTATCACATGAAGAGACAGGCCTCCTTTGTGAACCGGGGAATGAAAATGACTTTGCTCATGCAATTATTGACCTCATTAAGGATCCTGAATTGGGGAAAGCTATGGGACGCAAAGGGAGAAAAAGGGTTGATCATATGTTCACTATGAGCCGTTTATCTCAGGATATGGATAATATTTTCAGGAAAATAAAAGAAAAAAGTCAATATAATTAG
- the rfbF gene encoding glucose-1-phosphate cytidylyltransferase, giving the protein MKVVILAGGFGTRLSEETDLKPKPMVEIGGKPILWHIMKIYSSYGFNDFIICLGYKGYLIKEWFANYSLHMSDVTIDMKKGAMKVHQNFAEPWEVTLIDTGDGTMTGGRIKRVKDYIGSEPFMMTYGDGVGDVDIAKLADFHKKHGKFATVTAVQPSGRFGSMDLDKADRVTAFQEKPKGDNAWINGGFFVLDPEAIDYIEGDSTIWERSPMEKLAGEGQMVAFKHSGFWQPMDTLRDKHHLEEMWASGDAPWKKWKTL; this is encoded by the coding sequence ATGAAAGTTGTTATTCTTGCCGGTGGTTTTGGCACACGCCTCAGTGAAGAGACGGATTTAAAACCGAAACCCATGGTGGAAATCGGAGGCAAACCGATCTTGTGGCATATTATGAAGATATATTCATCTTATGGTTTTAATGATTTCATAATCTGCCTTGGTTATAAAGGTTACCTTATCAAGGAATGGTTTGCCAACTACTCTTTGCATATGAGCGATGTCACTATTGATATGAAAAAGGGCGCTATGAAGGTGCATCAGAATTTTGCCGAACCCTGGGAAGTTACCCTTATTGATACGGGCGATGGAACGATGACCGGCGGAAGAATTAAGCGAGTGAAGGATTACATAGGCAGTGAGCCTTTTATGATGACCTATGGTGATGGTGTGGGAGATGTTGATATTGCCAAACTCGCTGATTTCCATAAAAAGCACGGCAAGTTCGCCACTGTGACTGCTGTCCAGCCGAGCGGAAGGTTCGGTTCCATGGATCTTGACAAGGCAGACCGTGTGACTGCTTTTCAGGAAAAGCCTAAAGGTGATAATGCCTGGATTAATGGCGGCTTCTTCGTTCTCGACCCTGAGGCTATCGATTATATCGAAGGTGATTCGACAATCTGGGAGAGATCACCCATGGAAAAGCTGGCTGGAGAGGGTCAAATGGTTGCTTTCAAACATTCCGGCTTCTGGCAGCCTATGGATACCCTTCGGGACAAACATCATCTGGAAGAAATGTGGGCCTCCGGTGATGCGCCGTGGAAAAAATGGAAAACCCTGTAA
- the rfbG gene encoding CDP-glucose 4,6-dehydratase encodes MIDRHFWKNKKVFLTGHTGFKGSWLSMWLHSMGAEVTGYALEPNTEPNLFEVCNISGLVHSHLADIRETGELFRTIKEASPEIVIHMAAQPLVRESYKNPAETYSVNVMGTVNLLEAVRRSGSVRAVVNVTTDKCYENKEWEWGYRELDRLGGYDPYSNSKACSELVTSAYRNSFFSADKYEEHKVALASARAGNVIGGGDWAHDRLIPDFVRAVLKGEEIFIRNPYATRPWQHVLEPLGGYLLLAEKLYKEGTLYAEGWNFGPNDEDAKTVGWMVKEVCHAWGGKASFSIDKGVHPHEAKFLKLDCSKAKLKLGWQPRWNVKKAIEMVIEWTRAYEKNDDMRQICLQQIEAYEKEKVEV; translated from the coding sequence ATGATTGACAGGCATTTCTGGAAAAATAAGAAGGTCTTTTTAACAGGCCATACGGGATTTAAAGGCTCATGGCTTTCAATGTGGCTTCATTCTATGGGAGCAGAGGTGACGGGCTATGCTCTTGAACCGAATACGGAACCAAACCTTTTCGAGGTCTGTAATATTTCCGGTCTGGTTCATTCCCACCTTGCCGATATAAGGGAAACCGGTGAACTGTTCCGAACTATCAAAGAAGCTTCTCCTGAAATAGTTATCCACATGGCTGCCCAACCTCTTGTGAGAGAGTCCTATAAAAATCCTGCTGAAACCTATTCTGTTAATGTAATGGGAACGGTAAATCTCCTGGAAGCTGTTCGCAGGTCAGGTTCAGTGAGAGCCGTTGTCAATGTGACGACTGATAAATGTTATGAAAATAAAGAGTGGGAGTGGGGATACAGAGAGCTTGACCGCCTTGGCGGCTATGATCCCTATTCAAACAGCAAGGCCTGTTCCGAACTGGTTACATCCGCTTACAGGAACTCTTTCTTTAGTGCGGACAAGTATGAAGAGCACAAGGTTGCGCTTGCTTCGGCCCGCGCAGGAAATGTAATCGGTGGTGGTGACTGGGCCCATGACAGGCTTATTCCCGACTTTGTCAGAGCTGTTTTAAAGGGAGAAGAGATCTTCATCAGGAACCCTTATGCAACCAGGCCCTGGCAGCATGTGCTTGAACCTCTTGGCGGCTATCTTCTTCTGGCGGAAAAACTCTATAAGGAAGGAACCCTTTATGCCGAAGGATGGAACTTCGGGCCCAATGATGAGGATGCAAAGACCGTTGGCTGGATGGTAAAAGAGGTCTGCCACGCCTGGGGTGGAAAGGCTTCCTTCAGTATCGATAAAGGTGTTCACCCTCATGAAGCAAAGTTCCTCAAACTTGATTGTTCAAAGGCAAAGCTCAAGTTGGGGTGGCAACCGAGATGGAATGTTAAAAAGGCGATAGAAATGGTGATAGAGTGGACCAGGGCCTATGAAAAGAATGATGATATGAGACAGATCTGTTTACAGCAGATTGAGGCCTATGAAAAAGAAAAAGTAGAGGTATGA
- the rfbH gene encoding lipopolysaccharide biosynthesis protein RfbH: MDNPASVEKNLRKEAIAAAVKYYEAIHKDKKVFEAGDRIAYAGRIFDEREITNLIDSSLDFWLTTGRYAEQFEKELAQFLGVRHCSLTNSGSSANLLAFMALTSSKLGKKRIKKGDEVITVAAGFPTTVAPIIQFGAIPVFIDVTIPSYNADCSQLEKALSDKTKALMIAHTLGNPFDLQHVKDFCDEHGLWLIEDNCDALGSRYKYKGEWKYTGTIGHIGTSSFYPPHHMTMGEGGAVYTNDMLLKRIIESFRDWGRDCWCPSGKDNTCNNRFGQQFGELPFGYDHKYVYSHFGYNLKVTDMQAAIGCAQLEKLPDFVSARKENWQKLRNGLESLSEHLILPEATENSDPSWFGFLITVKDDSPYSRDDILSHLEAKGIQTRMLFAGNILKHPCFDEMRNTDEGFRVTGDLESTERIVNDTFWIGVYPGLTEEMISYIISVFNNYFGNRLP, encoded by the coding sequence GTGGATAATCCGGCAAGTGTAGAAAAAAATCTGAGAAAAGAGGCCATAGCGGCTGCCGTAAAATATTATGAAGCCATTCATAAAGATAAAAAAGTATTTGAAGCCGGTGATAGAATTGCCTATGCCGGGCGTATATTTGATGAAAGAGAGATAACAAATCTTATCGATTCATCGCTTGATTTCTGGCTTACGACAGGAAGGTATGCTGAACAGTTTGAAAAAGAATTGGCCCAATTTCTGGGAGTGAGGCACTGCTCTCTTACCAATTCAGGCTCTTCTGCCAACCTTCTTGCCTTTATGGCCCTCACCTCTTCCAAACTGGGTAAAAAAAGGATTAAAAAAGGGGATGAGGTCATTACCGTGGCGGCAGGATTCCCTACGACGGTGGCCCCTATTATTCAGTTCGGCGCTATTCCCGTCTTTATTGACGTTACCATCCCTTCATATAATGCAGACTGTTCTCAACTGGAGAAGGCCCTTTCAGACAAAACAAAGGCCCTTATGATTGCCCATACACTTGGTAATCCTTTTGACCTGCAACATGTAAAGGATTTCTGTGATGAACATGGACTTTGGCTCATAGAAGACAATTGTGATGCTCTCGGATCAAGGTACAAGTATAAGGGGGAGTGGAAATATACGGGAACAATCGGCCATATAGGCACTTCGAGTTTTTATCCGCCTCATCATATGACCATGGGTGAAGGGGGCGCTGTCTATACAAATGATATGCTGCTCAAACGCATCATAGAGTCCTTCAGGGACTGGGGACGAGATTGCTGGTGCCCTTCGGGGAAGGACAACACATGCAATAACCGGTTCGGCCAGCAGTTTGGAGAGCTTCCCTTCGGCTATGATCATAAGTATGTTTACTCTCACTTCGGTTATAATCTGAAAGTTACCGATATGCAGGCTGCCATAGGTTGCGCACAGCTTGAAAAACTGCCGGACTTTGTGAGCGCCAGGAAAGAGAACTGGCAGAAGCTCAGGAATGGCCTTGAGTCACTTTCAGAGCACTTGATTTTGCCTGAAGCTACGGAAAATTCTGATCCTAGCTGGTTCGGTTTTCTCATTACCGTGAAAGATGATTCCCCATATTCAAGAGACGACATCCTGTCTCACCTGGAAGCCAAAGGGATTCAGACGCGAATGTTATTTGCAGGGAATATTCTGAAGCACCCCTGTTTCGATGAAATGAGAAATACAGATGAAGGTTTCAGGGTGACAGGTGATCTTGAATCAACAGAGAGGATTGTAAATGATACTTTCTGGATAGGTGTTTATCCGGGACTGACGGAAGAGATGATATCTTACATTATTTCCGTCTTTAATAATTATTTTGGAAACCGGTTGCCTTGA
- the rfbC gene encoding dTDP-4-dehydrorhamnose 3,5-epimerase has protein sequence MKINETELPGCYELVPHIFKDERGLFVKTFHEEQFREKGLVTHFGEEYYSFSHKGVLRGLHFQTPPMDHAKMVYCVSGEVIDAVVDLRVGSPAYGKYALFDLNSEKCNIIYIPSGMAHGFYVTSESALLMYKVTTVYSPEHDSGIHWRSAGIPWGNDNPQISKRDGSFPSLADFKSPFQYN, from the coding sequence ATGAAAATCAATGAGACAGAATTACCGGGCTGTTACGAACTGGTCCCTCATATTTTCAAGGATGAAAGAGGTCTTTTTGTAAAGACCTTTCATGAAGAACAATTTAGGGAGAAGGGGCTTGTAACGCACTTTGGTGAAGAGTATTATTCTTTTTCTCATAAGGGCGTGTTGCGGGGATTGCATTTTCAGACACCGCCCATGGATCATGCCAAAATGGTCTATTGTGTTTCCGGCGAGGTTATCGATGCCGTTGTTGACCTGAGAGTCGGGTCACCGGCTTATGGCAAGTATGCGCTTTTTGATCTTAATTCGGAAAAGTGTAATATTATTTATATCCCTTCAGGCATGGCCCATGGGTTTTATGTGACAAGTGAATCGGCGCTCCTCATGTACAAGGTAACGACGGTCTATTCCCCGGAGCATGACAGCGGTATTCACTGGCGTTCGGCAGGTATCCCCTGGGGAAATGATAATCCTCAAATATCAAAGCGTGATGGGAGCTTTCCCTCTCTGGCTGACTTTAAAAGTCCCTTCCAATACAATTAA
- a CDS encoding NAD(P)-dependent oxidoreductase, producing the protein MNNSAYEKVLITGATGFVGSHLAKRLVSDGKDVHLIVRPGSDLSPLNSISEKITLHCHDGSTEGMFSVVEKAEPHIVFHLASLFLAQHESKDVAPMIESNILFATQLAEAMTKFGVNSLINTGTAWQHYNNEDYNPVCLYAATKEAYEDILRYYTETTGLKVITLKLYDTYGPGDMRPKLFSLLNRVAREKETMAMSPGEQLIDILYIDDVINAFIIAAHRVMDAGSGSMESFALSSGNPLKLKELILLYGEVFGEELTIEWGQREYRQREVMVPWNRGEVLPGWKPEIALREGIKKIIQEE; encoded by the coding sequence ATGAATAACAGCGCATATGAAAAGGTGTTGATTACCGGTGCCACGGGATTTGTCGGATCTCACCTTGCGAAAAGACTGGTCAGTGATGGAAAGGATGTTCATCTTATCGTGAGACCAGGTTCAGATCTGAGTCCCTTAAACAGTATTTCAGAGAAAATTACCTTGCACTGCCATGACGGATCGACGGAGGGGATGTTTTCAGTTGTTGAAAAGGCAGAGCCTCATATTGTCTTTCATCTTGCCTCCCTTTTTCTTGCACAGCATGAATCCAAAGATGTTGCGCCCATGATAGAGAGTAATATTCTTTTTGCCACGCAGCTTGCGGAGGCCATGACAAAGTTCGGTGTAAATTCCCTGATCAATACAGGAACCGCCTGGCAGCACTATAATAATGAGGACTACAATCCCGTTTGCCTCTATGCAGCAACAAAAGAGGCTTATGAAGACATTCTCAGGTACTATACGGAAACAACGGGTCTTAAGGTCATTACCTTGAAACTTTATGATACTTATGGTCCCGGGGACATGCGTCCCAAACTCTTCTCCTTACTAAACAGGGTGGCCAGGGAAAAAGAAACAATGGCAATGTCACCGGGTGAGCAACTGATAGACATTCTCTATATTGATGATGTTATTAATGCCTTTATCATTGCTGCCCATAGGGTGATGGACGCTGGCAGCGGTTCTATGGAAAGCTTTGCCCTGTCATCAGGAAATCCTCTGAAACTAAAGGAACTCATTCTTCTCTATGGTGAAGTTTTCGGTGAGGAATTAACGATTGAATGGGGGCAGAGGGAATATCGACAAAGAGAGGTTATGGTTCCATGGAACAGGGGAGAGGTTTTGCCGGGCTGGAAGCCTGAAATTGCTCTAAGGGAGGGGATTAAAAAAATAATACAAGAAGAGTAA
- a CDS encoding MBOAT family protein: MLFNSFEFILFFLPVTLAFFYFLGRKGSQEFSIIWLVLASLFFYGWWNPAYLLLIIASILFNYSVGRTLSNSDNLSFLKHAVQKKSFLIFGISANLSLLAYYKYANFFIDNVNYVTGTDFQLDKIILPLAISFFTFQQITFLIDAYRGITKEYSFSHYCLFVTFFPQLIAGPIVHHQEMLPQFAKKEIYKFDYENISVGMTIFFIGLFKKVVIADGIAMHASSVFAMAENNSILTMTEAWGGAMAYTFQLYFDFSGYSDMAIGLARMFGIRLPLNFHSPYKAHNIIEFWHRWHITLSRFLRDYLYIPLGGNRKGKFRRYINLFITMLIGGLWHGASWTFVVWGALHGFYLIINHGFHAIRRMLGHDLSSFTGWGNFTSQMITFAAVIVGWVFFRAETFDGAYNMLYAMSGLNGIALPTSYIELLNNLNGAGNILSQWGIIVQKPARFDFFGGIELHILIALTLIVLYLPNTQQFMYNFRPAYEIYKGEIEPYRHKLFNFRFSFSASLLITMMVLITMLTIQTIQKSEFLYYDF; this comes from the coding sequence ATGCTTTTTAATTCCTTCGAATTCATTTTATTTTTTCTGCCTGTCACTCTGGCCTTTTTCTACTTCTTGGGCCGCAAAGGTTCTCAGGAGTTCTCAATTATATGGCTTGTGCTGGCATCTCTCTTCTTTTATGGCTGGTGGAACCCTGCCTATCTGCTGCTTATCATTGCTTCCATCCTTTTCAATTATTCTGTAGGCAGGACTCTATCAAACAGTGATAACCTCTCTTTTTTAAAACATGCAGTACAAAAGAAATCATTCCTTATTTTCGGCATTTCGGCAAACCTGTCGCTCCTTGCTTATTATAAATATGCCAATTTCTTTATAGACAACGTCAACTATGTTACGGGAACGGACTTTCAGCTGGACAAAATCATCCTTCCCCTTGCTATCTCCTTCTTTACGTTCCAGCAGATCACCTTCCTCATCGATGCCTATCGGGGAATTACCAAAGAGTACAGTTTTTCTCATTACTGCCTCTTTGTTACTTTTTTTCCCCAACTCATTGCAGGTCCCATCGTTCATCACCAGGAAATGCTGCCTCAATTCGCCAAGAAAGAGATTTATAAATTCGATTATGAAAATATATCGGTGGGAATGACTATCTTCTTCATCGGTCTCTTTAAAAAAGTCGTCATTGCTGACGGAATCGCCATGCATGCCTCATCAGTCTTCGCCATGGCCGAAAACAACAGCATCCTCACCATGACTGAAGCATGGGGAGGCGCCATGGCCTATACCTTCCAGCTTTACTTTGACTTTTCAGGATACTCCGACATGGCCATCGGCCTGGCAAGAATGTTCGGCATCAGACTGCCACTCAACTTTCACTCACCCTACAAGGCCCATAATATTATTGAATTCTGGCACCGCTGGCATATTACATTGTCGCGCTTTCTCCGGGACTACCTCTACATCCCCCTTGGAGGCAACAGGAAAGGCAAGTTCAGACGATATATAAACCTGTTCATTACCATGCTAATAGGAGGCCTCTGGCATGGCGCAAGCTGGACTTTTGTGGTCTGGGGCGCTTTACACGGCTTCTATCTCATTATCAATCACGGTTTCCACGCCATACGCAGAATGTTAGGCCATGACCTGAGCTCTTTCACCGGGTGGGGTAATTTTACTTCTCAAATGATTACCTTTGCCGCCGTCATTGTGGGATGGGTTTTTTTCAGGGCAGAAACATTCGACGGGGCATATAACATGCTTTATGCCATGTCCGGACTTAACGGTATTGCATTGCCGACCTCTTATATTGAGTTGCTTAACAACTTAAACGGAGCCGGTAATATATTATCTCAATGGGGAATTATTGTACAAAAACCGGCGCGCTTTGATTTTTTTGGCGGCATTGAGCTTCACATCCTTATAGCACTGACGCTCATCGTTCTCTATTTACCCAACACTCAGCAATTTATGTACAACTTCAGGCCGGCCTACGAAATATACAAGGGTGAGATTGAGCCCTACAGGCATAAATTATTCAACTTCAGATTCAGTTTCAGCGCCTCCCTTTTGATCACCATGATGGTTCTTATTACCATGCTGACGATACAAACTATCCAAAAGTCGGAATTTTTATATTATGACTTCTAA